AAtgtactattttatggttcagtttttaaaaactaaacttgTAGTATTTTCGGCTTAGTTAAttgtgagaactgtatctactctttcCTCTTCTCTATATCTAACTGTTTATTATGTTTCTTCATAGTTTGAGCAGTTCTCAACGCACATATCAGTCAATAGTGGCAAATCGATGAACACACATTAGGATTCTCCTTTCGCTACACGTTGCATGTCGATGAACATGAAGAATGGTCATTCAACATCGTCTTCGAACAATTACGTGCAACACCTACCCACCTGCATCGCACCAAAACACCCTCCAGGTTGAAGACGAACCTTGCTCTCCTTAGGCAAATGTTTAAATTAGGGATTTGAATATTCCAATTTAGGGATTTATTGAAATCctaattattttctcaaatttctcCAATTTCACACCCAGTCaacaatcaaattaataaaacctAACTCGTAGTCAGTTTTGCATAAATAAAACTTTgcgttttgatttaattcaagattttttaaatatgtaaataaaaaaaagccAACTAAAGCAATTAATGTGTTTCACGTGAATACAACTTGCTCATGTCACCAAGCCATGCATCAAAATTTTTAACGCGGTCTAGCTTAACTAATGACGAGAtctaaattaattcaattttttataataagagaCCTAACTAAGAACATTTAGAAAATGAATAACTATTTGAGACCATCCACAAATAGAGATGTCCGAAATGATTAAGGTTAATATCtaatcttatttaatattttcttaattaaataattattaatcaagtcttttaaattatataactataaaataattttaatttttacttaaaatatctatttaacctcattttatcttttattttttcaataacagTATTTTTCAGGTCTCACGGCGGACCTATGGCTCTATCACCTCTATCATCGCTGAATATGATTCCGAAGACTCCGTCGGAGTATCTATCCTTCGCGTTAGGGTTTCTGCTTTGTGCCACAGTCCCTTTCGTTCACGCGGAGTCATCCACGTGCTTGACAGTCTACAAGAATGGCGGTGCTCCGGCGGTGTTTCAGTCTCCAAAATGCCCCCGCTGGAAGCTCTCCGACTACGATTCACCTCCCAAAACCACGGCGCGTTGCCAGATTGCGATGCTCCAAGGCCACAGAAACTCTCAAGAGGATCGCGCTCTCTGCGTCCTCGATGTTCGCATTCCCTTCCCCAGTACGCTGTCCTAACCACCTTCTCTCTTGTATGGTTGTGTTCCGGAAGCTTCTCTGAAGCATTAGTTGTAGTTTTAATTTATCGCGGAACAGGTGTGGACGGGATCAAGGAGGTTGCGGTTGGCATTGTGGCCGTTTTCGACGGTCATAACGGAGCAGAAGCTAGTGAGATGGCATCGAAACTTTTGTTGGAGTATTTTGTTCTGCATACTTATTTTCTCCTAGATGCTGCCTTTTCTGTTATTTCAAAGACATCAACAGGAGCATGGCTTCACAAGAGAGACCGTGATCATGCAAACTTACTGCATAGATGGAAGGAGATTCTAGGTCCAGAATGGCATGGACTGCATTTTGAAAGGTGCTTTATgtcttgtttttaatttttgcttaTATCAACAGTTTCAAGTTACTAAAACTGAAATACCAGTATTCTTGTGGATAATTCTAAATGTCTAATTTAGTCATCGGTTAGTAGTATTCTCTTCTAACATTTGGTTTTTGGCGCTTTGGAGTTGCTTCCTTGTTTTACAAGTCAGTAAGCTATGTGTTCTTAATCgcatttaaaattttacctaCCTTTTTGTTTCTGTCAGTTGTATGCCAATCTCAACTTGGAACAATTTTCCAGGTTTCAGAATACATTTTCTCCAAATTTTGATGATTCTTTTCACTTGGAAATTTTGAAGGAAGCGTTGTTGAGGGCAGTCCATGACATTGATGCTAAATTTTCTGAGGTAAGTTCGACTATTTGCTCATTTGCAAAGCTTTAGACATCCTTTTTCATATTGTTGTATTGACATCTTGAATTTGAACTACGCAGGAAGCGTCTAGAAATAATTTTCACTCTGGATCAACAGCTACCATTGTTTTGGTAGCGGATGATAAAATTTTGGTTGCCAATATGGGAGACTCTAAGGCCATATTGTGCTCTAAAAATTTTCAGTCTCCCAAAGAGGCTAAAGGTGAGAATTTTTAAGGTATAATGGCATAAttgaaatatcatatattattcTGTTGCGCTTGTTGGTTGTTACAGGGAAACAAGGTTACTTTTCATTTTGGTGAAACATGACTAAAAGGTTTTTAATTATAGTTCCTTGTGATTTGTAGACTTATTATTAAAGCTATATAGACAGAAAGAGCATGATGGTTCTGTTTCTATGTGGGATCGTGAAAAGTACAAACTGGCTTCATCCCATGGTCTCACTCATTTTGCAGTAAAGGAATTGACCAGTGATCATCATCCAGATAGAGTTGATGAAAGAAATCGGGTGGAAACAGCTGGAGGTCAAGTTCAAAATTGGGGTGGTGTGCCTCGCATAAATGGTCAGCTGGCTATTACACGGGCTATCGGTGACCTACCCTTTAAACGGTAGGTTCAGTGCCAATTCTTTATATAACCCAAGCTTATTGCTAAAGCATGTGCATATTATAGGTAGCAGCTTTGAATCATGTGCAAATGATTTTGGTTCCATGCTTCATATTATGGAAATAACTTTGCCTATGATTTCATAGCCAGTCTGAAACTTTGTTGAAGGTGGAGGACCATGTTGCAAGGCCATCCATAGCATAAAACTTGTTGAAATTGCATATATAGTTCATATTGTAAACCAActctttttctatattaaaaattaaaactcgaATTTTAGCAAGTACGGTGGACCCATGCTCTTCATAGGTATGATGTGTGGATACTATCCAATACACCcgatacatttattttaaaaataataagatacaATACGTGATACATGCATATTGAAAAGTGTACAATAATTCTTACAaacatgataaatatattattgttattatgtgaatccaaattaaaatcatatgtaTTGAAGttgttaacataaaaaattataaaatattgttatcatAAAAGTACTACTGCTTTATAGATTAAATACTTCATTGATAAGCACGGTAAAATATTGGACACGGATACTTAACCGAAATTGGGACtgttttttcataatataaaattattacttgGAATAATAATGCGTTTCTTGTAATGAATTGTTTGCAGTTATGGCGTTATATCTGCACCAGAAGTGACTGATTGGCAGCCTCTGACTGCTAATGATAGCTATTTGGTGGTAGCATCGGATGGTGTATTTGAGAAGACAAGCTTGCAGGATGTCTGTGATTTGTTGTGGGAACTGCACAGTTACAGTAACATGAGATCAGAGTGCGCCCATTCTTCCTATTCGTTGGCAGATTTAATTGTTAATAATGCCTTAAAAAAGGGCAGTATGGACAATGTGGCAGCCATTGTCATTCCTCTGGAGTCTGTCAAATCCTCTGCAAACTCGCCTAGGGGAAGTTATATTGGAAAGAGGGATGCTGGTTTCCCATTTGGTGTGCAAGAATCTTCCTTCAAAAGCTCAGGTATATATTATGTTGGTTTGGGTTAGTCGTATCGTATGAAGGAAAActgcattttccaccatttgTTTGGGAAAAAATTggaaatgaaaggaaataaaaCAGATGgggccaaaatatttttttttagatctACATATTTACCCATACACTAAATTGCTCACTATTGTAATAAAAAGGTGTTTTATTATGTGAGTTTAACGATATTGTATTGTTTGGGTGAGAGAAGTAGGAAGGAAActgcattttccaccattttttCACGGAAAAAATTTGGAAATCGAAGGAAGATAGACTGGGTCTgcaaaaattatctttttaagttGACAAATTTAACCACATGGACAACTACTTGCTATTGTGATAAAAGGATCTAAAATTAGCTACGTATTTTTATGTGGTTTAAAATTCGTAAGGTAATTCTTTTGTAGTTGCTAATCACTAatgttctttattttattaaaagtttaaatgcTAACCACTAAAAATGAATTCTCTTGTGTGGATTTCTATAGTTGCCCTGCTCTGATATTTTGGTTATCTTtagtttgtgcttaaatgtctgAAGAAAGTCTAAGTGGCATGCAATAACATATGAAGTTACATACATAAAGCATGTATTGGGTATATTTGCTTGAGCTAAACTGTAGATAATGTTTTACAAACTATCTTTTCCTTTGCATTTCATTGTAGCAAATGCTGGTGTCattaataatttcaatgaataaatttagaatttgctatttcatgtattttttgCTCTGATAACTTAAACAATTGATgaataaaatttggttattcCTGTATTTAGCTTccactaatttattatttggaACTTCCTCAGGTAATGGCATCTTGTCTGACCTTATGCACTTGGAGCACCCTCATCTGGTAGATACCAAGTTGAAGCGAATATTGGTACGGCCAAAAGCCATGGAAATTTATTATTGTCAATTTCTTCCATACTTTGTTTGGTTTTCTCATAAATTGTATCCTAATggattaattgattattctgaaaACACTAAtagaattttcaatttataagttaattgtGATTAGTGTCAAAGTTTGATGATTCTTGTGCTGTGTTTCTTAAAATGTAATTGAGTCCATTGTGGAGCTGTGATTTTGTGATATTGTTGTTGGATGGGGAACTTTGTGTTAAACATGGGAATGTTTATATGCTTGGAATTGAATGAAGAGGACCAACCTGCTTTACTGCATTTCTTGGAATTTCAGCCATTATTTGTTCTGAGGGACTTGAATCGTCAATCCTCATGCCTTATGACCAATCTGATCACCGAATGCTGTATTGCGAACAGATGGAAAAATTGCAACTAAAAGGGAGGTGTAGTACTATTATGGTTCATTGATAGTATTTTACTTGGGCTGAGGAGATATAAGCTCTGTACCCTTGAGACTGGAGTTTTTATTGACATAAGTTGATTTATCAATTTctcactcctttttttttttttggggtgAGATATGCTAAAATATCTCCCACACGGTCACACAAGGGTGATACTAGTTAAAtacattactattttttttttctgcttttaaAGTTTGATCCTTAGTATTGAAATGCACGTTGAGAGTAAGTTTCCCTCCTTCTAGGTATACTGATTTATTCTCTTAATAAAGTTTTAGAATTTGGGCTTAAGGCCTAATTTAATCTTGCACAACCGACATGTAATGTAGACATTGTATTTAACCCATATCTTTCTAGTGTCTTAAAACATTTCTAGAATTTGGGTTTAACGTCTATCGCAACCTCATAAATCTAACGTACtttacatcatatatatatatatatatatatatatatatatatatatatatatatatatatagtatatatttGATGTGGGACTCTATAGGCTGCCTTGGGTAGGTGaccacaacattttcaaaactccCTTTCATGCATGGGACTACTATCCTAGAGCATAATGATTATAAAGTGGCCTCACAATGAATCTAGGATAGGTTTTaaagttatttcaaaatttgggttTAGATCCAATCTAAATCCATCAAAACTAATTTGTAAAGTGATCGCTATCCAAGCTTTCTAAGCTATATCTTTGATGGATGTGGATCATCCTTAAGAATAATGAGGTTGGTATTAAGGTGGGCCATGATTGACCATAATTAAGGCAGCTTTCCAACATAAATCATTACTTcgttttaaaacaaaaatatcatatcaaAATCAATCCATATAATTGAATACCTCTGGATTTTTATGACAGGTTGAAGTGAAAGATGCTGATTTTGGCTGCTTTTATTTAGCTGAAAATCTTGATGAACCAGAGGACTCCAAGCGAATTGCCAAAAAAGTTGACTGGGACGACTATTTGTATGAACTACCTCCGCCTCCACCAGATTCCCTTTCTCATCATCCCGGTAAGCAAAGATGTTATTATGTTGCATTTGCTTATAGTTAAATTTTGGTCTATCGGTTGACAATCAAATGTGTTGGTTTGTCTCTTGTCAGCTTCAGGGGGTCTTGTCGATTTATACAATAACCAAAACTTTTGCTTTGACTATGGTCCAACTATTAATGAAGCTGAAGACCGGTGCATAAATCCTGAAGGCTTTGCTAGTTTCATTGGTCTTCTTGAATCAATTCCTTTGCATGATAATGATTCCAGAAATGGGTCTTCTGATTATTCAATGCCTGATTTGAGGTAATTTAATCT
This genomic interval from Vigna radiata var. radiata cultivar VC1973A chromosome 8, Vradiata_ver6, whole genome shotgun sequence contains the following:
- the LOC106771884 gene encoding uncharacterized protein LOC106771884 isoform X2, with the translated sequence MALSPLSSLNMIPKTPSEYLSFALGFLLCATVPFVHAESSTCLTVYKNGGAPAVFQSPKCPRWKLSDYDSPPKTTARCQIAMLQGHRNSQEDRALCVLDVRIPFPILIYRGTGVDGIKEVAVGIVAVFDGHNGAEASEMASKLLLEYFVLHTYFLLDAAFSVISKTSTGAWLHKRDRDHANLLHRWKEILGPEWHGLHFERFQNTFSPNFDDSFHLEILKEALLRAVHDIDAKFSEEASRNNFHSGSTATIVLVADDKILVANMGDSKAILCSKNFQSPKEAKDLLLKLYRQKEHDGSVSMWDREKYKLASSHGLTHFAVKELTSDHHPDRVDERNRVETAGGQVQNWGGVPRINGQLAITRAIGDLPFKRYGVISAPEVTDWQPLTANDSYLVVASDGVFEKTSLQDVCDLLWELHSYSNMRSECAHSSYSLADLIVNNALKKGSMDNVAAIVIPLESVKSSANSPRGSYIGKRDAGFPFGVQESSFKSSGNGILSDLMHLEHPHLVDTKLKRILVEVKDADFGCFYLAENLDEPEDSKRIAKKVDWDDYLYELPPPPPDSLSHHPASGGLVDLYNNQNFCFDYGPTINEAEDRCINPEGFASFIGLLESIPLHDNDSRNGSSDYSMPDLRYVLKKSFGRGSFGEVWLAFHWNCYQDSNVEKENRDDTNTTNNTTASDCQNGPSNYTLYILKRIMVEKGSAVYLSGLREKYFGEVFLNASTCFEDPLSIGKSNCVLESSHENSFSNKFRPQRTLYEEGLNHIARYVESFESQANEIWLVFSFEGVSLSKLLYSMEDAYDTTDQERLEQAKQAQILRPSKWWHWLKTTEEGQTEMRNLIWQLLLSTKTDKYYISQNLLLIFPVLHILDNPQLLALKSCHDRNITHRDIKPENMVICFEDQETGRCLKEIPTKVNNSATKMRIIDFGSGLDEYTLNNLYGSTGPSRAEQTYEYTPPEALLNATWYQGPTSSTLKYDMWSVGVVMLELVLGTPDAFQINALTRTLLDQHLEGWNEGVRELAYKLRSFMELCILIPGISRSSSFSKKYDPVNQVGVSPASWKCSEEFFSRQIRNRDPLKIGFSNIWALRLVRRLLHWDPEDRPSIDEALQHPYFQHPRRE
- the LOC106771884 gene encoding uncharacterized protein LOC106771884 isoform X7 — translated: MALSPLSSLNMIPKTPSEYLSFALGFLLCATVPFVHAESSTCLTVYKNGGAPAVFQSPKCPRWKLSDYDSPPKTTARCQIAMLQGHRNSQEDRALCVLDVRIPFPILIYRGTGVDGIKEVAVGIVAVFDGHNGAEASEMASKLLLEYFVLHTYFLLDAAFSVISKTSTGAWLHKRDRDHANLLHRWKEILGPEWHGLHFERFQNTFSPNFDDSFHLEILKEALLRAVHDIDAKFSEEASRNNFHSGSTATIVLVADDKILVANMGDSKAILCSKNFQSPKEAKDLLLKLYRQKEHDGSVSMWDREKYKLASSHGLTHFAVKELTSDHHPDRVDERNRVETAGGQVQNWGGVPRINGQLAITRAIGDLPFKRYGVISAPEVTDWQPLTANDSYLVVASDGVFEKTSLQDVCDLLWELHSYSNMRSECAHSSYSLADLIVNNALKKGSMDNVAAIVIPLESVKSSANSPRGSYIGKRDAGFPFGVQESSFKSSGNGILSDLMHLEHPHLVDTKLKRILVEVKDADFGCFYLAENLDEPEDSKRIAKKVDWDDYLYELPPPPPDSLSHHPASGGLVDLYNNQNFCFDYGPTINEAEDRCINPEGFASFIGLLESIPLHDNDSRNGSSDYSMPDLRYVLKKSFGRGSFGEVWLAFHWNCYQDSNVEKENRDDTNTTNNTTASDCQNGPSNYTLYILKRIMVEKGSAVYLSGLREKYFGEVFLNASTCFEDPLSIGKSNCVLESSHENSFSNKFRPQRTLYEEGLNHIARYVESFESQANEIWLVFSFEGVSLSKLLYSMEDAYDTTDQERLEQAKQAQILRPSKWWHWLKTTEEGQTEMRNLIWQLLLSTKTDKYYISQNLLLIFPVLHILDNPQLLALKSCHDRNITHRDIKPENMVICFEDQETGRCLKEIPTKVNNSATKMRIIDFGSGLDEYTLNNLYGSTGPSRAEQTYEYTPPEALLNATWYQGPTSSTLKYDMWSVGVVMLELVLGTPDAFQINALTRTLLDQHLEGWNEGVRELAYKLRSFMELCILIPGISRSSSFSKKYDPVNQEDRPSIDEALQHPYFQHPRRE
- the LOC106771884 gene encoding uncharacterized protein LOC106771884 isoform X6, with protein sequence MALSPLSSLNMIPKTPSEYLSFALGFLLCATVPFVHAESSTCLTVYKNGGAPAVFQSPKCPRWKLSDYDSPPKTTARCQIAMLQGHRNSQEDRALCVLDVRIPFPILIYRGTGVDGIKEVAVGIVAVFDGHNGAEASEMASKLLLEYFVLHTYFLLDAAFSVISKTSTGAWLHKRDRDHANLLHRWKEILGPEWHGLHFERFQNTFSPNFDDSFHLEILKEALLRAVHDIDAKFSEEASRNNFHSGSTATIVLVADDKILVANMGDSKAILCSKNFQSPKEAKVKELTSDHHPDRVDERNRVETAGGQVQNWGGVPRINGQLAITRAIGDLPFKRYGVISAPEVTDWQPLTANDSYLVVASDGVFEKTSLQDVCDLLWELHSYSNMRSECAHSSYSLADLIVNNALKKGSMDNVAAIVIPLESVKSSANSPRGSYIGKRDAGFPFGVQESSFKSSGNGILSDLMHLEHPHLVDTKLKRILVEVKDADFGCFYLAENLDEPEDSKRIAKKVDWDDYLYELPPPPPDSLSHHPASGGLVDLYNNQNFCFDYGPTINEAEDRCINPEGFASFIGLLESIPLHDNDSRNGSSDYSMPDLRYVLKKSFGRGSFGEVWLAFHWNCYQDSNVEKENRDDTNTTNNTTASDCQNGPSNYTLYILKRIMVEKGSAVYLSGLREKYFGEVFLNASTCFEDPLSIGKSNCVLESSHENSFSNKFRPQRTLYEEGLNHIARYVESFESQANEIWLVFSFEGVSLSKLLYSMEDAYDTTDQERLEQAKQAQILRPSKWWHWLKTTEEGQTEMRNLIWQLLLSTKTDKYYISQNLLLIFPVLHILDNPQLLALKSCHDRNITHRDIKPENMVICFEDQETGRCLKEIPTKVNNSATKMRIIDFGSGLDEYTLNNLYGSTGPSRAEQTYEYTPPEALLNATWYQGPTSSTLKYDMWSVGVVMLELVLGTPDAFQINALTRTLLDQHLEGWNEGVRELAYKLRSFMELCILIPGISRSSSFSKKYDPVNQVGVSPASWKCSEEFFSRQIRNRDPLKIGFSNIWALRLVRRLLHWDPGYFFAKLQSNIQNWVPQQDPKD
- the LOC106771884 gene encoding uncharacterized protein LOC106771884 isoform X3, whose product is MALSPLSSLNMIPKTPSEYLSFALGFLLCATVPFVHAESSTCLTVYKNGGAPAVFQSPKCPRWKLSDYDSPPKTTARCQIAMLQGHRNSQEDRALCVLDVRIPFPILIYRGTGVDGIKEVAVGIVAVFDGHNGAEASEMASKLLLEYFVLHTYFLLDAAFSVISKTSTGAWLHKRDRDHANLLHRWKEILGPEWHGLHFERFQNTFSPNFDDSFHLEILKEALLRAVHDIDAKFSEEASRNNFHSGSTATIVLVADDKILVANMGDSKAILCSKNFQSPKEAKDLLLKLYRQKEHDGSVSMWDREKYKLASSHGLTHFAVKELTSDHHPDRVDERNRVETAGGQVQNWGGVPRINGQLAITRAIGDLPFKRYGVISAPEVTDWQPLTANDSYLVVASDGVFEKTSLQDVCDLLWELHSYSNMRSECAHSSYSLADLIVNNALKKGSMDNVAAIVIPLESVKSSANSPRGSYIGKRDAGFPFGVQESSFKSSGNGILSDLMHLEHPHLVDTKLKRILVEVKDADFGCFYLAENLDEPEDSKRIAKKVDWDDYLYELPPPPPDSLSHHPGGLVDLYNNQNFCFDYGPTINEAEDRCINPEGFASFIGLLESIPLHDNDSRNGSSDYSMPDLRYVLKKSFGRGSFGEVWLAFHWNCYQDSNVEKENRDDTNTTNNTTASDCQNGPSNYTLYILKRIMVEKGSAVYLSGLREKYFGEVFLNASTCFEDPLSIGKSNCVLESSHENSFSNKFRPQRTLYEEGLNHIARYVESFESQANEIWLVFSFEGVSLSKLLYSMEDAYDTTDQERLEQAKQAQILRPSKWWHWLKTTEEGQTEMRNLIWQLLLSTKTDKYYISQNLLLIFPVLHILDNPQLLALKSCHDRNITHRDIKPENMVICFEDQETGRCLKEIPTKVNNSATKMRIIDFGSGLDEYTLNNLYGSTGPSRAEQTYEYTPPEALLNATWYQGPTSSTLKYDMWSVGVVMLELVLGTPDAFQINALTRTLLDQHLEGWNEGVRELAYKLRSFMELCILIPGISRSSSFSKKYDPVNQVGVSPASWKCSEEFFSRQIRNRDPLKIGFSNIWALRLVRRLLHWDPGYFFAKLQSNIQNWVPQQDPKD
- the LOC106771884 gene encoding uncharacterized protein LOC106771884 isoform X5, translating into MALSPLSSLNMIPKTPSEYLSFALGFLLCATVPFVHAESSTCLTVYKNGGAPAVFQSPKCPRWKLSDYDSPPKTTARCQIAMLQGHRNSQEDRALCVLDVRIPFPILIYRGTGVDGIKEVAVGIVAVFDGHNGAEASEMASKLLLEYFVLHTYFLLDAAFSVISKTSTGAWLHKRDRDHANLLHRWKEILGPEWHGLHFERFQNTFSPNFDDSFHLEILKEALLRAVHDIDAKFSEEASRNNFHSGSTATIVLVADDKILVANMGDSKAILCSKNFQSPKEAKDLLLKLYRQKEHDGSVSMWDREKYKLASSHGLTHFAVKELTSDHHPDRVDERNRVETAGGQVQNWGGVPRINGQLAITRAIGDLPFKRYGVISAPEVTDWQPLTANDSYLVVASDGVFEKTSLQDVCDLLWELHSYSNMRSECAHSSYSLADLIVNNALKKGSMDNVAAIVIPLESVKSSANSPRGSYIGKRDAGFPFGVQESSFKSSGNGILSDLMHLEHPHLVDTKLKRILVEVKDADFGCFYLAENLDEPEDSKRIAKKVDWDDYLYELPPPPPDSLSHHPASGGLVDLYNNQNFCFDYGPTINEAEDRCINPEGFASFIGLLESIPLHDNDSRNGSSDYSMPDLRYVLKKSFGRGSFGEVWLAFHWNCYQDSNVEKENRDDTNTTNNTTASDCQNGPSNYTLYILKRIMVEKGSAVYLSGLREKYFGEVFLNASTCFEDPLSIGKSNCVLESSHENSFSNKFRPQRTLYEEGLNHIARYVESFESQANEIWLVFSFEGVSLSKLLYSMEDAYDTTDQERLEQAKQAQILRPSKWWHWLKTTEEGQTEMRNLIWQLLLALKSCHDRNITHRDIKPENMVICFEDQETGRCLKEIPTKVNNSATKMRIIDFGSGLDEYTLNNLYGSTGPSRAEQTYEYTPPEALLNATWYQGPTSSTLKYDMWSVGVVMLELVLGTPDAFQINALTRTLLDQHLEGWNEGVRELAYKLRSFMELCILIPGISRSSSFSKKYDPVNQVGVSPASWKCSEEFFSRQIRNRDPLKIGFSNIWALRLVRRLLHWDPGYFFAKLQSNIQNWVPQQDPKD
- the LOC106771884 gene encoding uncharacterized protein LOC106771884 isoform X1, which codes for MALSPLSSLNMIPKTPSEYLSFALGFLLCATVPFVHAESSTCLTVYKNGGAPAVFQSPKCPRWKLSDYDSPPKTTARCQIAMLQGHRNSQEDRALCVLDVRIPFPILIYRGTGVDGIKEVAVGIVAVFDGHNGAEASEMASKLLLEYFVLHTYFLLDAAFSVISKTSTGAWLHKRDRDHANLLHRWKEILGPEWHGLHFERFQNTFSPNFDDSFHLEILKEALLRAVHDIDAKFSEEASRNNFHSGSTATIVLVADDKILVANMGDSKAILCSKNFQSPKEAKDLLLKLYRQKEHDGSVSMWDREKYKLASSHGLTHFAVKELTSDHHPDRVDERNRVETAGGQVQNWGGVPRINGQLAITRAIGDLPFKRYGVISAPEVTDWQPLTANDSYLVVASDGVFEKTSLQDVCDLLWELHSYSNMRSECAHSSYSLADLIVNNALKKGSMDNVAAIVIPLESVKSSANSPRGSYIGKRDAGFPFGVQESSFKSSGNGILSDLMHLEHPHLVDTKLKRILVEVKDADFGCFYLAENLDEPEDSKRIAKKVDWDDYLYELPPPPPDSLSHHPASGGLVDLYNNQNFCFDYGPTINEAEDRCINPEGFASFIGLLESIPLHDNDSRNGSSDYSMPDLRYVLKKSFGRGSFGEVWLAFHWNCYQDSNVEKENRDDTNTTNNTTASDCQNGPSNYTLYILKRIMVEKGSAVYLSGLREKYFGEVFLNASTCFEDPLSIGKSNCVLESSHENSFSNKFRPQRTLYEEGLNHIARYVESFESQANEIWLVFSFEGVSLSKLLYSMEDAYDTTDQERLEQAKQAQILRPSKWWHWLKTTEEGQTEMRNLIWQLLLSTKTDKYYISQNLLLIFPVLHILDNPQLLALKSCHDRNITHRDIKPENMVICFEDQETGRCLKEIPTKVNNSATKMRIIDFGSGLDEYTLNNLYGSTGPSRAEQTYEYTPPEALLNATWYQGPTSSTLKYDMWSVGVVMLELVLGTPDAFQINALTRTLLDQHLEGWNEGVRELAYKLRSFMELCILIPGISRSSSFSKKYDPVNQVGVSPASWKCSEEFFSRQIRNRDPLKIGFSNIWALRLVRRLLHWDPGYFFAKLQSNIQNWVPQQDPKD
- the LOC106771884 gene encoding uncharacterized protein LOC106771884 isoform X8; this encodes MALSPLSSLNMIPKTPSEYLSFALGFLLCATVPFVHAESSTCLTVYKNGGAPAVFQSPKCPRWKLSDYDSPPKTTARCQIAMLQGHRNSQEDRALCVLDVRIPFPSVDGIKEVAVGIVAVFDGHNGAEASEMASKLLLEYFVLHTYFLLDAAFSVISKTSTGAWLHKRDRDHANLLHRWKEILGPEWHGLHFERFQNTFSPNFDDSFHLEILKEALLRAVHDIDAKFSEEASRNNFHSGSTATIVLVADDKILVANMGDSKAILCSKNFQSPKEAKDLLLKLYRQKEHDGSVSMWDREKYKLASSHGLTHFAVKELTSDHHPDRVDERNRVETAGGQVQNWGGVPRINGQLAITRAIGDLPFKRYGVISAPEVTDWQPLTANDSYLVVASDGVFEKTSLQDVCDLLWELHSYSNMRSECAHSSYSLADLIVNNALKKGSMDNVAAIVIPLESVKSSANSPRGSYIGKRDAGFPFGVQESSFKSSGNGILSDLMHLEHPHLVDTKLKRILVEVKDADFGCFYLAENLDEPEDSKRIAKKVDWDDYLYELPPPPPDSLSHHPASGGLVDLYNNQNFCFDYGPTINEAEDRCINPEGFASFIGLLESIPLHDNDSRNGSSDYSMPDLRYVLKKSFGRGSFGEVWLAFHWNCYQDSNVEKENRDDTNTTNNTTASDCQNGPSNYTLYILKRIMVEKGSAVYLSGLREKYFGEVFLNASTCFEDPLSIGKSNCVLESSHENSFSNKFRPQRTLYEEGLNHIARYVESFESQANEIWLVFSFEGVSLSKLLYSMEDAYDTTDQERLEQAKQAQILRPSKWWHWLKTTEEGQTEMRNLIWQLLLALKSCHDRNITHRDIKPENMVICFEDQETGRCLKEIPTKVNNSATKMRIIDFGSGLDEYTLNNLYGSTGPSRAEQTYEYTPPEALLNATWYQGPTSSTLKYDMWSVGVVMLELVLGTPDAFQINALTRTLLDQHLEGWNEGVRELAYKLRSFMELCILIPGISRSSSFSKKYDPVNQVGVSPASWKCSEEFFSRQIRNRDPLKIGFSNIWALRLVRRLLHWDPEDRPSIDEALQHPYFQHPRRE